From Alienimonas californiensis, a single genomic window includes:
- a CDS encoding reverse transcriptase family protein — protein MSSDTPPPDSNASGLGCGGIVWSALAAVLLLTGLTAVAVLAVRAFGALVAALGASALIAIGLNFAQWYFLKRLKRVDRYSLFRLGHRWRAWRGKGFDIEELARRCGLTAHRLQNHQPSYHTATIPKPSGGERTLTIPDPATMDLQRTLLRRVLARLHADPAACGFERGKGIVDHAAPHVGRAVVATCDLKDFFPSVTAKSIDYYFRRVGWNAEAAALLTRLTTSEGGLPQGAPTSPRLSNLLMHGVDYALAKAAGRRGFRYTRYADDLAFSSAEDDGQAVRDLLRRVEAVVRRGGFELNSKKTRVLRRHQRQMICGLVVNDRLNLPRKIRRELRAALHRRRVGREATYTAQQLAGWAGVLTMVARGPRAFHGETPPDSAPSSA, from the coding sequence GTGTCGTCCGACACGCCGCCGCCCGACTCGAACGCCTCCGGGCTTGGGTGCGGCGGGATCGTCTGGTCGGCGCTCGCCGCGGTCCTGTTGCTGACCGGCCTGACGGCCGTCGCGGTTCTGGCGGTTCGTGCGTTCGGCGCGCTCGTCGCGGCGCTGGGGGCCTCGGCCCTGATCGCAATCGGGCTGAACTTCGCCCAGTGGTACTTCCTCAAGCGGCTGAAGCGGGTGGATCGGTACTCCCTGTTCCGCCTCGGACACCGCTGGCGGGCGTGGCGGGGAAAGGGGTTTGACATCGAGGAACTGGCCCGCCGCTGCGGGCTGACGGCCCATCGGCTCCAGAATCACCAGCCGAGCTATCACACCGCGACGATCCCCAAACCCTCCGGCGGGGAGCGCACGCTGACGATCCCCGACCCGGCGACGATGGACCTGCAACGCACGCTGCTCCGCCGGGTCCTCGCCAGGCTGCACGCGGACCCGGCGGCCTGCGGGTTCGAGCGGGGGAAGGGGATCGTCGATCACGCCGCCCCGCACGTCGGCCGGGCGGTGGTGGCGACCTGCGATTTGAAAGACTTCTTCCCCTCCGTCACGGCGAAGTCGATCGACTACTACTTCCGCCGGGTCGGCTGGAACGCGGAGGCCGCGGCGCTGCTCACGCGGCTCACCACCTCTGAAGGCGGGTTGCCGCAGGGGGCGCCGACGAGCCCGCGGCTCTCCAATTTGCTGATGCACGGCGTGGACTACGCGCTCGCCAAAGCGGCCGGGCGGCGGGGCTTTCGCTACACCCGTTACGCGGACGACCTCGCCTTCAGCAGCGCCGAGGACGACGGGCAGGCCGTCCGCGACCTGCTCCGCCGCGTCGAAGCCGTGGTTCGGCGAGGGGGGTTCGAATTGAACTCGAAGAAGACCCGGGTGCTCCGCCGGCACCAACGACAGATGATCTGCGGATTGGTCGTGAACGACCGGCTCAATCTGCCCCGCAAAATCCGCCGCGAACTGCGGGCGGCGCTGCACCGCCGGCGGGTGGGGCGGGAGGCGACGTACACCGCACAGCAGCTCGCCGGGTGGGCGGGCGTGCTGACGATGGTCGCTCGCGGGCCGCGGGCCTTTCATGGCGAAACGCCGCCCGACTCTGCACCCTCCTCCGCATGA